A window of the Tropheryma whipplei str. Twist genome harbors these coding sequences:
- a CDS encoding inorganic diphosphatase, giving the protein MQTLTAIVEIPRGSRSKYEIDKKTGRLFLDRVVSTAFGYPTNYGFIENTLALDGDPIDALILVQNQLFPGVALHIRPVGVLHMTDDGGEDDKVLCVALKDPYCDHINDLDDVPKHVLNQIEHFFQHYKDLEEGKWVKLGAWNGKDKAIEIITEGLSRFN; this is encoded by the coding sequence ATGCAGACACTTACTGCTATTGTTGAGATTCCCCGTGGCAGCCGCAGTAAATACGAGATAGATAAGAAAACAGGTCGTCTTTTCCTAGATCGTGTCGTATCAACTGCATTCGGCTACCCAACAAATTATGGATTCATCGAGAACACCCTAGCCCTTGATGGTGATCCAATCGATGCCCTAATACTTGTTCAGAACCAGCTTTTCCCCGGTGTTGCCCTACATATCCGCCCTGTTGGTGTCCTCCATATGACTGATGATGGTGGTGAGGATGACAAGGTTCTATGTGTTGCCCTGAAAGATCCTTACTGTGATCATATAAATGATCTAGATGATGTACCAAAGCATGTGCTAAACCAAATAGAGCACTTCTTCCAACACTACAAAGATCTAGAAGAAGGTAAATGGGTAAAGCTTGGTGCCTGGAATGGTAAAGATAAGGCCATAGAGATTATCACAGAAGGCCTATCCCGCTTCAACTAA
- the def gene encoding peptide deformylase, translating to MPKISGGKILPIYITGHAVLHAPAKPVTDFSGIQEIVRDMFATMFAAPGVGLAGPQIGLGLRIFVYSYTEGDTLHQGVAINPDLLIPKGVPKRQTNKQQANNSTSCDEPDREGCLSFPGYQFPLERAPQVTLSAFDENKKPFTVHATGWLARIFQHEFDHLQGTLYVDRLAQKYSGEVRQAVLNNKWGIPGKYWVPQEPKE from the coding sequence GTGCCTAAAATCAGCGGTGGCAAAATACTGCCAATATATATTACGGGTCACGCGGTTCTTCACGCCCCGGCAAAGCCTGTAACCGACTTTTCTGGGATACAGGAAATTGTACGAGATATGTTTGCAACAATGTTTGCAGCGCCCGGAGTAGGGCTTGCTGGGCCGCAGATCGGTCTTGGTTTAAGGATTTTTGTCTATTCCTACACCGAGGGTGATACCCTGCACCAGGGTGTTGCGATAAATCCGGACTTGCTGATTCCAAAAGGTGTTCCTAAGCGACAAACAAATAAGCAACAGGCAAATAACTCTACTTCTTGCGATGAGCCTGATAGAGAAGGTTGTCTTTCATTCCCGGGATATCAATTTCCCTTAGAAAGAGCTCCTCAAGTAACTCTCAGTGCATTTGATGAAAATAAAAAGCCCTTTACTGTACATGCTACAGGGTGGCTTGCGCGCATTTTTCAACATGAATTCGATCACTTGCAAGGGACTTTATACGTGGATCGTCTTGCTCAAAAATATTCCGGAGAGGTTCGCCAAGCAGTTCTAAATAACAAGTGGGGTATTCCGGGCAAATATTGGGTTCCGCAAGAGCCCAAGGAGTGA
- a CDS encoding membrane protein has protein sequence MPSTLIGTLLAIISLFFVSFGTHLQNLGVKETFMQNKTGLHKFVMLFKQRLWVLGAVLLAIASILQVLSLVFAPLVVVQPLGALAIVISVALNSIHQKKRGRAVYSFGKIQLPVLSCVTGVGLFVLVAALFAEEKTIDNKKITVTILVALSICIVLLFLMKYKNFVLYIVAAGIMYGLVVTFTDTVIGRIQAGFFNVFALFALFALFATGIMGAYMVQKAHGIGSPDLVVAGLTVIDPIVAVVLGAIVLGEIDDMPVWGYILMLSAGCIAIWGVLGLCRIYLRSKSDL, from the coding sequence ATGCCTAGTACTCTAATTGGTACACTCCTGGCGATTATCTCCTTATTCTTCGTCTCTTTCGGGACACACCTGCAAAATCTGGGTGTAAAAGAGACTTTCATGCAGAACAAAACGGGGCTTCATAAGTTCGTAATGCTTTTCAAGCAGAGGCTATGGGTTTTAGGGGCTGTGCTGCTGGCTATTGCCAGCATTCTACAGGTTCTCAGTCTGGTATTTGCACCACTTGTTGTTGTTCAGCCTCTTGGCGCACTGGCAATTGTTATCTCTGTCGCATTAAATAGTATCCATCAGAAAAAAAGGGGCCGTGCTGTGTACAGCTTCGGAAAAATACAATTACCCGTTTTGTCATGCGTTACCGGAGTGGGTCTTTTTGTTCTCGTGGCTGCCCTGTTTGCCGAGGAAAAAACAATCGATAACAAGAAAATAACTGTCACAATTCTTGTTGCGCTCTCTATATGTATCGTGCTTCTATTTCTCATGAAATACAAGAATTTTGTGCTTTATATTGTTGCGGCAGGGATAATGTATGGTCTTGTTGTAACATTCACAGATACTGTGATTGGCAGAATACAGGCGGGTTTTTTCAATGTTTTTGCCCTTTTTGCCCTTTTTGCCCTTTTTGCAACAGGGATTATGGGTGCATATATGGTCCAAAAAGCTCATGGAATTGGTAGCCCAGATCTCGTAGTTGCGGGACTGACTGTGATTGACCCAATTGTTGCAGTGGTCCTCGGTGCAATTGTTCTGGGGGAAATCGATGATATGCCGGTGTGGGGGTATATTCTGATGCTTTCAGCCGGGTGTATAGCGATATGGGGCGTGCTTGGGCTCTGCAGGATTTATTTGAGATCTAAAAGTGATCTCTAG
- a CDS encoding undecaprenyl-diphosphate phosphatase — protein MLEAVLLGIVQGITEFLPISSTAHMYILAKLLNLHVPGRFFLSSVQLGTSFALILYFFKDVKGIISETSRSIYSFIQFGIRQKQGKRNEYTRLGLLLVTGTIPVVLLGFLLVRFVPDGFFSAARNLFTMGVALIVFGLLLGFADALFRRKKGNIFQITFIESVLIGAAQVFAIIPGVSRSGITITTARFLNFDRQLAVRFSFLLSLPVTFIGGMYGLVAGPDTDYYSLGYSLIGAIVSFVVGLLVVSALLRIISKTTFVLFVYYRVLFGLFLVIVSFF, from the coding sequence GTGCTTGAGGCGGTTTTGCTTGGAATTGTTCAGGGTATTACAGAATTCCTGCCTATATCCTCAACTGCCCATATGTACATTTTGGCGAAACTTCTAAACCTTCATGTTCCGGGGCGTTTCTTTCTTTCTTCAGTCCAGCTCGGTACTAGCTTTGCGCTTATTTTGTATTTTTTCAAAGATGTAAAGGGCATTATTTCTGAGACCTCTAGATCTATTTATTCTTTTATTCAATTCGGTATTAGACAAAAACAAGGGAAACGTAATGAATACACACGATTGGGCCTTCTCCTTGTCACTGGCACAATTCCAGTTGTTCTATTAGGTTTTCTGCTTGTGCGCTTCGTGCCAGATGGTTTCTTCTCAGCAGCGAGAAATTTATTTACAATGGGTGTTGCACTTATTGTTTTCGGTCTTTTGCTTGGCTTTGCCGACGCCCTTTTTCGGCGAAAAAAAGGAAATATTTTTCAGATAACTTTTATCGAGTCTGTTTTAATAGGTGCGGCGCAGGTTTTTGCAATCATTCCCGGAGTCAGTCGTTCCGGTATAACGATAACAACCGCCAGGTTCTTGAATTTTGATAGACAACTTGCGGTTCGCTTCTCTTTTTTGTTATCCCTACCAGTTACTTTTATTGGAGGGATGTATGGGCTTGTAGCCGGCCCTGACACGGATTATTACTCCTTGGGTTATTCTCTGATTGGGGCGATTGTATCATTCGTTGTTGGATTATTAGTTGTTAGCGCACTGTTGAGGATTATCTCAAAGACCACCTTTGTTTTGTTTGTGTATTATAGGGTTTTGTTCGGGCTGTTTCTGGTAATTGTTTCCTTCTTTTAG
- a CDS encoding RNA polymerase-binding protein RbpA, with product MKQPSVSDKKKLFTAQSGTEVGDGLSFEIEDGRICVTYWDQEGNKTVRYYASDVPLDEIPRVITNPLNGLIAGCDYANPPESPRSEPFKTHLAYVKERRSKEEGQKILEEALRELRRRRAS from the coding sequence ATGAAGCAGCCTTCTGTCTCTGATAAGAAAAAGTTGTTTACGGCTCAGTCTGGCACAGAGGTCGGGGATGGCCTTTCTTTTGAAATTGAAGATGGTCGTATTTGTGTAACCTATTGGGATCAAGAGGGGAATAAGACTGTTAGGTACTATGCAAGCGATGTGCCCTTGGATGAGATACCAAGGGTAATTACCAATCCATTGAACGGCCTTATAGCAGGATGTGACTATGCCAATCCTCCTGAATCACCCAGGAGTGAGCCATTTAAAACTCATCTTGCGTACGTAAAAGAGCGGCGGAGCAAAGAAGAAGGGCAGAAGATATTAGAGGAAGCCCTGCGTGAGCTCAGGCGCCGCAGGGCTTCGTAA
- a CDS encoding triose-phosphate isomerase yields MLPKRAYPVQDSNVHSQEKKIIAGNWKMNINHSQAVSYLQELNWRLIDNGHDFDSCEIAVFPPFTDLRSVQTLVASDDIQISYGAQDVSAFSDGAHTGQISAQFLKDLDCKYVLIGHSEQRCLPCYPGNNSAINELNNKHDGLIANKLLRSFAAGICPILCIGDISPGDHFDATLSRFRSVLSHLKAISDKKHSIGYALGSKTHFLDSDQLHMLVAYEPSSAINSGNCANSGDIVRMAAAIKDIVNVRVLYGGGVNLFNASAVFNEDLLDGILVGRASLNASDFASLIKTCCL; encoded by the coding sequence ATGCTTCCAAAGCGCGCGTATCCCGTGCAAGACTCGAATGTTCACTCTCAAGAGAAAAAAATAATTGCCGGCAATTGGAAGATGAACATAAATCATAGTCAGGCTGTTTCGTATTTACAGGAGCTCAACTGGAGGCTTATTGATAATGGTCATGATTTTGATTCCTGTGAGATTGCAGTATTCCCGCCGTTTACTGATCTTCGTTCCGTACAAACTCTCGTTGCATCGGATGACATACAGATATCATACGGAGCCCAGGATGTCTCCGCATTTTCAGATGGCGCACATACAGGTCAGATTTCAGCCCAGTTTTTGAAAGATCTAGACTGCAAGTACGTCCTAATAGGTCATTCAGAGCAAAGATGTTTACCATGCTACCCCGGCAACAATAGTGCAATCAATGAGCTCAATAACAAGCACGACGGTCTTATTGCAAATAAATTATTGAGAAGCTTTGCGGCGGGGATTTGTCCGATCTTGTGTATTGGTGATATTTCACCGGGTGATCATTTTGATGCAACTCTGTCTAGATTTCGTTCTGTTCTAAGTCACCTCAAAGCGATATCAGATAAAAAACATAGCATCGGTTACGCCCTTGGATCCAAAACACACTTTTTAGATAGCGATCAGTTACACATGTTGGTTGCTTATGAACCCTCATCGGCTATTAACTCGGGAAACTGTGCAAATTCAGGGGACATTGTCAGGATGGCTGCAGCAATAAAAGACATTGTAAATGTTCGGGTGCTCTACGGTGGGGGAGTGAATCTATTTAACGCATCTGCAGTTTTTAACGAGGATTTGCTAGACGGCATTCTTGTTGGCAGAGCTTCCTTGAATGCATCTGATTTCGCATCCCTGATAAAGACGTGCTGTTTGTAA
- a CDS encoding cysteine--tRNA ligase: protein MYTFEVFDSRTRSIVKLEDCLLRLYVCGITPYKSTHLGHAFTYVGFDTLFRLALDSGRDVLYIQNISDIDEPLFQYAEKVGIHYKDLARTQTKRFFEDMHTLECLPPGYVIPVSKVLDGIKTGIEGLISRNMAYKLPNGDVYFDSTLTDPGKMFCFDRKTAMSLMLETDTGKNPFDPLLWRGRGAEPQWEASFGAGRPAWHISCAVLSNLQTQYENVLHIYGGGRDLAFPHHEFTNVLSKLIRAPKDNKQQDTVQDVFMHTGLVSYMGDKMSKSKGNLVFISQLREQCEKIGLHHSVIRLALLQRHYREDWEWQDECLDRAASRFRLWKSALQEYIGAKGIRSTADQNKGTQGAWERIHGGVFDSNFDHRQPIHPKHSPQMRDYSEHGSAGQNGTDLDLSLYQAIRFHLCNDLDTPKALDAVDSYARKGTITIPEARAVEKLLGIPLTRV, encoded by the coding sequence TTGTACACATTTGAGGTGTTTGATTCACGGACCAGGTCTATTGTAAAACTTGAAGATTGCTTACTGCGCTTATACGTCTGTGGAATAACCCCGTACAAATCAACTCATCTCGGACACGCGTTTACGTATGTGGGCTTTGATACACTGTTTCGTTTGGCGTTGGACTCTGGTAGAGATGTTCTGTACATTCAAAATATAAGTGATATCGATGAGCCTCTATTTCAATACGCAGAGAAAGTTGGTATTCATTACAAAGACCTGGCCAGAACCCAGACCAAGCGTTTTTTTGAAGATATGCATACTCTTGAGTGCCTTCCGCCAGGTTATGTTATTCCCGTTTCGAAGGTTCTAGACGGAATAAAAACAGGCATAGAGGGTCTTATCAGTCGTAATATGGCATACAAACTGCCTAATGGAGATGTATATTTTGATTCAACCTTAACTGATCCGGGAAAAATGTTTTGTTTTGACAGAAAAACAGCCATGAGTTTGATGCTTGAAACAGATACAGGTAAAAACCCATTTGACCCGCTTTTGTGGAGGGGGCGCGGCGCAGAGCCACAATGGGAGGCATCTTTTGGTGCGGGAAGACCCGCATGGCATATTTCATGCGCTGTCCTATCAAATTTACAGACACAATACGAAAATGTGCTTCATATCTATGGTGGGGGCCGTGATCTTGCTTTCCCGCATCATGAATTTACAAATGTATTATCCAAATTGATTCGTGCGCCAAAGGATAATAAGCAACAGGATACTGTGCAAGATGTATTTATGCATACCGGACTTGTGTCGTATATGGGGGACAAGATGTCGAAGTCAAAGGGCAATCTTGTATTTATCTCACAATTACGCGAGCAATGCGAAAAAATTGGCCTGCATCACTCAGTTATCCGGTTAGCGCTGTTGCAAAGACACTACAGAGAGGATTGGGAGTGGCAGGATGAGTGTCTTGATCGGGCGGCTTCCAGGTTCAGACTCTGGAAGAGTGCGTTACAAGAATATATTGGGGCGAAGGGTATTAGGTCTACCGCAGATCAAAATAAAGGCACGCAAGGAGCCTGGGAGCGTATTCACGGTGGCGTATTTGACAGCAATTTTGACCACAGGCAGCCCATTCATCCTAAACATTCACCTCAAATGAGGGATTATTCTGAGCATGGTAGTGCGGGGCAGAACGGTACAGACTTAGATCTAAGTCTGTATCAGGCAATACGGTTTCACCTCTGCAATGATCTTGATACTCCAAAGGCCCTTGATGCTGTTGATAGCTACGCACGAAAAGGTACAATAACTATTCCGGAAGCTCGCGCAGTCGAGAAATTGTTGGGAATTCCTCTGACTCGCGTCTGA
- the lgt gene encoding prolipoprotein diacylglyceryl transferase: MHFYIPPPPISGFWLGPLYVHMYSVFMLAGALVLFELTNRRFIVLTGNREFTAFAVTSLLIPVILGARLWHVVSHTQMYEHQPFYKVFAIWEGGLGFIGGVFSGLICFFVIAKIKKVPPFTFLDALAPGILAALCFARLGNYFNGEVFGTETTLPWGLKLSHEGFKDLNVEKYFHPIFLYEIILNVFIIVILLVLEKRVFVKTVFPKGSVFAAFLVLYGLGRFALEPMRYNLQQNSFGLDLNYVGAAAMIIVGVLIACRHTIASGKLRNSGD, translated from the coding sequence ATGCATTTTTACATACCACCACCGCCTATATCCGGATTTTGGCTCGGGCCCTTATATGTGCATATGTATTCCGTATTTATGCTTGCAGGGGCACTGGTTTTATTCGAGTTAACAAATAGGCGTTTTATTGTCCTTACCGGTAACAGAGAGTTTACGGCCTTCGCTGTTACATCCCTATTGATTCCTGTTATTTTGGGAGCGCGATTGTGGCATGTCGTGAGCCACACGCAGATGTATGAACATCAGCCCTTTTACAAGGTATTCGCCATATGGGAGGGTGGTCTTGGGTTTATTGGTGGGGTATTCTCTGGGCTTATATGCTTTTTTGTTATCGCAAAAATAAAAAAAGTACCACCCTTTACTTTTCTTGACGCCCTGGCTCCAGGAATTTTGGCTGCTTTATGCTTTGCAAGATTGGGAAATTACTTCAACGGTGAGGTGTTTGGAACTGAGACAACTCTTCCGTGGGGTTTAAAGCTTAGTCATGAGGGGTTTAAGGATTTGAATGTTGAAAAATATTTTCATCCGATTTTTCTGTATGAAATTATCCTTAATGTGTTCATTATTGTCATCCTCTTGGTTCTAGAAAAAAGAGTATTTGTAAAAACAGTTTTTCCAAAAGGTTCCGTGTTTGCTGCGTTTCTCGTGCTGTATGGCCTAGGAAGATTTGCTCTCGAACCTATGCGTTACAATCTGCAGCAGAACTCATTCGGTCTGGACCTTAATTATGTCGGTGCGGCTGCGATGATTATTGTGGGTGTTTTGATTGCTTGCAGACACACTATTGCGAGCGGAAAACTCAGGAACTCCGGGGATTAG
- a CDS encoding type B 50S ribosomal protein L31 produces the protein MKSDIHPEYGYVVFKDLASSEMFLTRSVLKPEKQIEWNDGNHYPLFEVEISSASHPFYTGQQRILDSEGRVEKFYARYKKQSQ, from the coding sequence GTGAAGTCTGATATCCACCCTGAATACGGGTATGTTGTTTTTAAGGACCTCGCAAGCAGTGAGATGTTTTTGACGCGTTCTGTTTTGAAACCTGAAAAGCAAATTGAATGGAATGATGGTAATCATTATCCTCTTTTTGAAGTCGAGATATCATCGGCTTCCCACCCCTTCTATACTGGGCAGCAGCGTATCCTAGACTCTGAAGGGCGTGTTGAGAAATTCTACGCACGGTACAAAAAGCAATCACAATAG
- the secG gene encoding preprotein translocase subunit SecG, whose amino-acid sequence MTEDVLIVLKLVLLGIVVLTSFALVLLILLHKGRGGGLSDMFGGGITVSFASSGVAERNLNRLTVMLALLWGVTIITLSVLARFRL is encoded by the coding sequence TTGACTGAGGATGTTTTGATCGTTCTAAAGCTTGTGCTACTTGGGATTGTTGTTTTGACGAGTTTTGCCCTTGTTTTGCTTATACTGTTGCATAAGGGAAGGGGTGGCGGACTGTCAGATATGTTCGGGGGCGGTATTACCGTTTCCTTTGCATCAAGCGGTGTGGCCGAGCGTAACTTGAATCGCCTTACTGTTATGCTTGCCCTTCTTTGGGGTGTTACAATTATCACTCTCTCGGTTCTAGCAAGGTTTCGCCTTTAG
- the pgl gene encoding 6-phosphogluconolactonase — translation MHFPYILKACSDKDLLGLREIYLVVLHAFVCARPRFGGIMLSTHFQVRAFPNKSLLVEEVANRFLLTLENVLQKKASAHVGLEGGTMSELTLSRIAMYAARAKVIWNRVHFWWSDERYLPDGNSHRNYEQAKRCLFSRVKVPEGNIHQIPFIPGDINLAVRRYSDELERLSQDNGKVPEFDILFLGMGPDGHTASLFPNMSHPNVSVVPVFNAPKPPPERISMTLGAINSANRIWVQLSGLEKAKPLKSALEGADVLELPIAGVRGRLETIIFADKDAASLIPAEAHTQDY, via the coding sequence ATGCATTTCCCTTATATTTTAAAAGCTTGCAGTGATAAAGACTTACTGGGCCTGCGTGAAATATACTTAGTGGTACTGCATGCCTTTGTCTGTGCGAGGCCCCGGTTTGGAGGAATTATGCTGTCAACGCACTTTCAGGTGCGGGCCTTCCCCAATAAAAGTCTTTTAGTGGAAGAAGTAGCCAATAGATTTTTGCTTACTCTTGAGAATGTCTTGCAGAAGAAAGCTTCTGCCCATGTTGGCCTTGAGGGCGGTACGATGAGTGAGCTGACCCTGTCAAGAATCGCGATGTACGCCGCAAGGGCAAAGGTGATCTGGAATAGAGTTCACTTCTGGTGGTCAGATGAACGATATCTTCCTGATGGAAACTCGCACAGAAATTATGAGCAGGCAAAGAGATGTCTTTTTAGTAGAGTAAAAGTCCCGGAAGGTAATATACATCAGATTCCTTTCATACCTGGTGATATCAATTTAGCTGTTCGTAGATATTCAGATGAACTGGAGAGGCTGTCCCAGGATAATGGAAAGGTTCCGGAATTTGACATACTTTTCCTGGGAATGGGCCCTGATGGTCACACTGCATCCCTCTTTCCCAATATGTCGCATCCAAATGTTTCTGTTGTACCCGTCTTTAACGCGCCAAAACCCCCTCCTGAGAGGATATCTATGACCTTGGGCGCTATAAATAGTGCCAACAGAATATGGGTGCAGTTATCAGGGTTGGAAAAGGCCAAACCCCTCAAAAGCGCCCTAGAGGGGGCAGATGTCCTAGAGCTGCCTATAGCTGGTGTAAGGGGAAGGTTAGAGACTATTATCTTTGCAGATAAGGATGCTGCTAGTTTGATACCTGCAGAGGCTCATACACAGGATTATTAG
- a CDS encoding PAC2 family protein, which translates to MASFLDCRVLIAAFEDWGDAGKVSTTALRMLMEIFHAKPVKEIDADDYLDYHLYRPRCESKDGVRKIYWPAPTVYKMSNEPGVPSGSAEDIYFLISPEPNMRWRKFAVEIVDYAKANNISGIIFLGSMLTDIPHTRPFPVFLTSEEPKVRYEIGVAKPSYEGPVSVASAIQEAARKELIDTLSLWAPVPHYTQGLPCPKALLALLVQVENLLSSSFTDQISLKAEVQKWEERVTQAASSDPRLLEYIKQLEELQDRVALSSTANDHLVKSLERYLSSIRRESEEFPTISRLRELPE; encoded by the coding sequence GTGGCTAGTTTTTTAGATTGTCGGGTTCTTATCGCCGCATTTGAGGATTGGGGTGATGCCGGTAAAGTATCAACTACAGCACTGAGGATGCTTATGGAAATTTTTCATGCAAAACCAGTGAAAGAAATAGATGCCGATGATTATTTGGATTACCATCTGTATCGTCCTCGTTGTGAGTCAAAGGATGGTGTACGAAAAATATACTGGCCTGCGCCAACTGTATATAAGATGAGCAATGAGCCCGGTGTTCCGTCTGGTTCTGCCGAGGATATCTACTTTCTCATAAGCCCTGAGCCGAATATGCGTTGGAGAAAGTTTGCAGTTGAGATTGTAGATTACGCAAAAGCCAACAATATAAGCGGGATCATATTTCTGGGGAGTATGTTGACAGATATTCCACATACACGGCCGTTTCCAGTCTTTCTAACAAGCGAAGAGCCAAAGGTGAGGTATGAGATTGGGGTCGCGAAACCAAGTTACGAGGGTCCGGTTAGTGTTGCTTCTGCAATACAGGAAGCTGCTCGAAAGGAACTGATAGACACTCTAAGCTTATGGGCTCCCGTACCACACTACACCCAGGGACTTCCCTGCCCAAAGGCACTATTAGCACTCTTAGTGCAAGTTGAGAACCTTCTGTCTTCATCATTCACAGATCAGATAAGCCTGAAGGCCGAGGTGCAAAAATGGGAGGAAAGAGTCACACAGGCGGCATCTTCAGATCCCAGGCTCTTAGAATATATAAAACAGCTAGAAGAGCTGCAGGACCGCGTTGCCCTGTCATCAACTGCGAATGACCATCTTGTAAAGAGTCTTGAAAGATACCTATCAAGTATCAGACGCGAGTCAGAGGAATTCCCAACAATTTCTCGACTGCGCGAGCTTCCGGAATAG
- the fabG gene encoding 3-oxoacyl-ACP reductase FabG, giving the protein MSSKRTVFITGGNRGIGRAIAEKFKSFNYNVAIGVRQPEAFKDAGCLAVECDVTVSSSLTKAFKEVEERFGFVDVAIANAGIIRDTLVLRMKEDDFQHILDTNLTGAWRLAKLASRSMMRNKFGRIVFISSVSAGMGGIGQTNYSASKAGMIGLARALTRELASFGITVNVVAPGIVQTDMVSSIPDNLREELIQRVPIRRIGLPEEVANAVFWLSSDEASYVSGVVLPVDGGLSMGF; this is encoded by the coding sequence ATGTCTAGCAAGAGAACAGTTTTTATAACCGGGGGAAACCGGGGGATAGGTCGCGCAATTGCTGAAAAGTTCAAGAGCTTCAACTACAATGTCGCGATTGGAGTAAGGCAACCTGAAGCTTTCAAGGATGCTGGCTGCCTTGCAGTTGAGTGCGATGTAACCGTCTCTAGCTCACTTACAAAAGCTTTCAAAGAGGTAGAAGAGAGATTCGGTTTTGTTGATGTGGCGATTGCAAATGCTGGAATTATCAGGGACACACTTGTTCTACGGATGAAAGAGGATGATTTTCAACATATCCTTGATACCAATCTGACAGGCGCGTGGAGGCTTGCCAAACTTGCGAGTAGATCGATGATGCGAAATAAGTTTGGTCGCATAGTTTTTATATCAAGTGTTTCTGCTGGGATGGGTGGTATTGGTCAGACAAATTATTCAGCATCTAAGGCTGGAATGATAGGCCTTGCTAGAGCTTTAACCCGTGAGCTTGCAAGTTTTGGCATTACTGTGAATGTTGTAGCTCCCGGAATAGTGCAGACGGATATGGTATCGTCAATCCCTGACAATTTGAGAGAGGAATTGATACAAAGGGTGCCAATACGTCGAATTGGTCTGCCAGAGGAAGTTGCTAATGCTGTTTTTTGGCTTTCCAGTGATGAGGCAAGTTATGTATCCGGAGTTGTATTGCCTGTGGACGGTGGCTTATCAATGGGTTTTTAA
- a CDS encoding glycosyltransferase encodes MVHGKSLRVLIGTETFPPEVNGAAKFSGRLASCLIERGHIVRVVAPSRTRGRGGEYLEEIEGNAVLVYRLPSVKWPGHSWFRFASPLFVSRFCSKIIDDFQPDVIHYQSHFMIGLSLSKKGRARGVRLVGTNHFMPDNVIHYCEFLPTFLHKFLWKANWHYASRCFARADVVTSPTQSAANFLERYTTIENVVPISCGIDLSGYTPSFERGSVLLYVGRITREKQLDVLIRAFAKLNNKDITLKLVGIGEEVEPLRALAYSLGVSDRVVFCGYLEEGDLRKTYSEASVFVMPSTAELQSIATMEAMASGLPVVGADSMALPHLVRDGENGYLFSPGDPDDLASKLTAVIALDDADFAAMQRRSLEIVAEHEIDRTIDAFERLYAGSQVSCN; translated from the coding sequence ATGGTGCACGGAAAGTCGCTTAGGGTTCTGATAGGAACAGAAACCTTTCCTCCTGAAGTTAATGGTGCGGCCAAATTCTCCGGCAGGCTTGCTTCGTGTCTTATAGAACGGGGACATATTGTCAGGGTTGTTGCCCCTTCCAGAACTCGGGGAAGAGGCGGCGAGTATCTCGAGGAAATTGAGGGAAATGCCGTTCTGGTGTATCGCTTGCCAAGTGTTAAATGGCCCGGTCATAGCTGGTTTCGCTTTGCAAGTCCGCTGTTTGTTTCGAGATTTTGTTCGAAAATTATTGATGACTTTCAACCCGATGTGATTCATTATCAATCGCATTTTATGATCGGTCTTAGCCTGAGCAAAAAGGGCAGGGCGCGTGGTGTGCGCCTTGTTGGAACGAATCATTTTATGCCTGATAATGTGATTCATTATTGCGAGTTTTTGCCAACTTTCTTGCATAAGTTTCTTTGGAAGGCAAACTGGCATTATGCATCTAGGTGTTTTGCACGGGCAGATGTTGTAACAAGTCCTACTCAAAGTGCGGCAAATTTTTTGGAACGATACACAACTATTGAGAATGTTGTTCCGATAAGCTGTGGTATAGACCTTTCAGGATATACCCCCTCTTTTGAAAGGGGCAGTGTCTTACTCTATGTCGGCAGAATCACCCGCGAGAAACAGTTAGATGTTTTGATTCGGGCTTTTGCAAAGTTAAATAACAAGGATATAACCCTAAAACTGGTTGGGATTGGTGAAGAAGTGGAACCCCTGCGCGCACTCGCATATTCCCTAGGGGTTTCGGACAGAGTGGTTTTTTGTGGGTATCTGGAAGAAGGGGATCTCAGGAAGACGTATTCTGAAGCCTCGGTCTTTGTTATGCCATCTACTGCGGAACTTCAGTCAATTGCTACCATGGAGGCTATGGCCTCCGGCTTGCCAGTTGTTGGCGCTGACTCTATGGCTCTTCCCCATCTTGTTCGTGACGGTGAAAATGGATATTTGTTTAGTCCAGGGGATCCAGATGATCTGGCCTCTAAGCTCACCGCAGTTATCGCCCTTGATGATGCTGATTTTGCCGCGATGCAACGCAGGTCCTTGGAAATTGTTGCGGAACACGAAATAGACCGCACAATAGATGCGTTTGAGCGGCTGTATGCAGGCTCTCAAGTATCCTGCAACTAG